GTGGCGGCGGGCGACACGGCGCGCTGGACGGTCGGCGACACGACGAGTGGCGCCGGTGAAAGCAAGCGCGTCCATATTCTCGTCAAGCCGTTCGCGTCCGGTCTCTCGACCAACCTCGTCATCACGACCGACCGGCGCGCCTACCATCTGCAGCTCACGAGCACCTCGGACACAGCCATGACCGCGCTGTCCTGGACCTATCCGCAGGACGAACTGATCGCGATCCGCCGCCAGCAGACATCGATCGAGGCCGCCCGGCCGGTCGCGGCGGGCCTCACTGTCGAGCAGCTCAACTTCGGCTATGCCGTGACGGGCGACCGGCCGGCGTGGCGCCCGCTACGCGCCTTCGACGACGGTCGGCAGACCTTTATCGAGTTTCCGGCGGGCATCGGCGTCGGCGAGGCACCGCCGCTGTTCGTCATCGGCGAGCAGGGCGATGCGCAGCTTGTCAATTACCGCATGTCGGGGCGCTTCTACGTGATCGACCGACTGTTCGACACTGCCGAGCTTCGCCTGGGAGCGAAGAAGCAGGCCGTGGTGCGGATCGATCGAATTGGCACTGATGGGCGCCGGCGCCAGCGGAGGGTATCGTGAGCGAGGCCCTTCCCGTCGAGGCTGCTTCGCCCAAGGTCGACCCGGAGACGCTCGTGCTGCGCGGCCGCCCCGCCCGGGTCATCCGATTCCGTCGCGGCGCGGTCATTGCCATCGCGGCGCTGGGGTCAACCGCGATTGTCGGCGTGACCTGGGTCGCGCTCAAACCGGCGGCGTTCCGGATCGTCGCTGGCGCCGACGACCAGAAGGACGTGGCCAGCCGCGCACCAGACGACGCGCTCGCCGGGGCGCCGAAAAGCTATGGCGACGTGCCCAGGCTCGGGCCGCCGCTGCCCGGCGATCTCGGGCGACCGATCCTTCGCCGACAGGAAGCGCTTGGGGAATGGCCGCCTGCTGGCTCGTCAGACCAGCGCGCACAGGCCGCCGAAGCAGAGCGACAGCGCCTCGCGGCCGAACGCAAGGCAGCCCGCGAGTCGGGCGTTATGATGCAGCTTGGCGCCTCCGACCGAGCCACCGCCACCCCGCCAGACACCGGGCTGCCGAGCACCAGCGCAGGGCAGGAAGCGCAACCAGTGAAGCTAGCGCTTAATGCAGCACAGGATCCCGGCAACCAGCACAGGAAGGTCGACTTCCTGGCCGGCAACGACGAGTCCGGTGACGTCAATCCGCACACTCTGATAGCGCCGATCTCACCATACATGCTCAGCGCCGGCAGCGTCATCGCCGCCAGCCTGATCACCGGCCTCAACTCGGACCTGCCCGGTCTCGTCACTGCCCAGGTGACCGAGAACGCCTATGATACCGCGACGGGCCGTACCTTGCTGATCCCGCAGGGTGCGCGCCTGATCGGCAGCTACGACAGCGTGATAGCTTACGGCCAAAGCCGGGCGCTGGTGGTCTGGCAGCGGATTGTCTTTCCCGACGGCAGCTCGATCCGGATCGACAATGTGCCTGCGACCGACCTGGCGGGCTATGCGGGCCTTGCCGACAAGGTCGACGCGCACACGTGGCAGTTGCTGAAGGGCGTCGGGCTGGCGACGCTGCTCGGTGTCGGCACCGAGCTGAGCCTCGGCGACAGCGAAAGCGACCTTGTGCGCGCGATCCGCGGGTCGGCCCAGCAAGGCACGTCGCGTGCCGGCGACCAGATCGTCATGAAGAACCTCAACGTCCAGCCGACCATCAAGGTGCGGCCCGGCTGGCCTCTCCGGGTCGTGGTGCACAAGGACATCGTCCTCGCGCCTTGGCCCGGGCAGGAGCAATAGCATGCCCGATATCAAGCTGGCACAGCTGCCGGACCGCACGCCGGTCAAGCTCGGCATCTCGGTGATGCCGGACCTGCACCAGGCGCTCAACGACTACGCCGCGCTCTATGCCCAGGCCTATGGCCGCGAGGAAACGGTCGCGGATCTCATCCCGGCGATGCTCACGGCCTTCCTCGAGAGCGATCGTGCCTTCAGCAAGGGGAGGTCGAAATGAGCGCCAGCGCACCTTCGAACGGACACGACGCGATGGAGCCTATCGCGGTACGGATATCCACTGCGGTTCAGCTGACCGGCATCTGCCGATCCACAATCTACGAGCTGATCGGCGACGGGACCATCGAAACTGTGAAAATCGGCCGGTCGACGTTCATCCTCTATCCGAGCCTCAAGCGACTGTTCGAGCGAAGCTGACGATAAGGCCGGGGCCGGGGCTGGCACCCGTCCTGCACGCCGGCACAACGGCGCTCCACCTTCGCACACGACGGCTTGCTCCCCACAGCTGCCACTCACATAGACGCGCCGTTTCGCTGGTAATGGGCTCGTCTGCCTCTTTGGTCCTGAGGCGCTTCCCGAGCACGATGTCTGAGGGCAAAACCTGTTCGGCGGACTTGTGCAAAATAGGGTGTCCGGAAAGTGAGGGCAGGGGAAATGCGCCGGAAATCGTCTTTGCCTGAGCACACACATCGCTCAGGAGCCATTCATTGCCGAAGTTGTCGCCGCATGCCCGTTTTTCCGGCCGTCACGTTGCCGATAACGACCCCGAAGGCGCGCCGCGAGGGAAGCGCGGTCCGAAGCCGCGTCCGATCGTTGAATTTCCCGAACCGCTTTTTGACAACGCTGTCGACCCGACGTCGTTCTCGGAGGCATTTGCGTTTCAGCTCGAGCGACACGGCGACAGCTGCTGGCATCTCCATCGCGCTTTGATGCACCCGGACGAAACGTTCGACCGCAAGACATTTAAGCATTGGGCTGCCGGTACGAAGCGGCCCAATACGATCGTGTCGTTCGAGATGCTCGCTCGCGTTGAGCGCCGGTATCGCCTGCCTGGTGGCTACTTTCGCGATAAGCTGGAACGCTCTGGTCGGGCGCCGAGGCGAAGCGGACACCTTGTCGGCTCTCCATCCGAACACCGCCGTCTGGCCTGGCATCTGCCGGACGATTTCGAGGATCGGCCGGCTGCCGAGCGGGAGGATATTCTTAACTGGGTGCGGACCGTGATTATATCCGGATCGACCGATTACCGGCGCTACCATGCCGAAGCGATAAAGGTTCGCTACTCGCTTCGCTTTCCCGTCCTTACGGCATTTGGCACCAAGGCCCTGCCGCAGAACGATCCTGCAGTCGGGCCGCACCCGGACGAAACGCTGCTCGCGCCACTGGCGCTGGTCCGCGAACTTGGCGAGCTTGTCGAATTCAAGACCGCGACGCTGGCTCGCATCGGTTTGAAGCGAAGCGGTGTCTGGAACGAGGAAACCGTTTCTCAGAAGATCGAGCATCTCGGCCTGATGTTCGGTGCGCTTGTGGCGGACCCGGATTCGCCTGTGAGCGGGTTGGGCGTTCCCCGTGACGACTTGTGTATGGCTTTGCTCGCTATTCCCGCCGTCTGGGACTGGTACCTTCACTGGCGGGAAGCCCGGCGGGGTTTCTACACCGCGTGGGAGGTGAACATGCTGGAGTTAAGCACGGCGCTGACGCGGCGCCAGACGGGCTGGCTGCGGCAGAACCCGCAATTCGCGCTTCGCCTGCAGCCAATTACAGGGTTGGTAGGGATGGCCGATATCGATCGTGCGCGGACCGATTGGGACGGGCTCTGCGATGCCTCGCACGCGCATACGTTGACGCGTACGAAGGAAATCGGCCGCATCGCCCGGGTCCACCGCGATCCGTTCGAGCCGATCCTGCCGATCCTCGAGGACGAGAGTCCGGTCGGCGCCTACCGCAAGATCACCGCCGAGATCATCCGCGAGATGCCCGACGTGGATCGCTATCCCCGTGCCGCCGCCGAGGCGGTGCGAGGCTTTCTTATGTTGCGTCTGGGACTCCACCTTGGCGTCCGGCAGAAGAATTTGCGCCAGTTGCTGGTGGGCGCGCGTGGCACGCCCCATCGCACCGAGCGCCAGCTGGAAGGCCTGCGCAGAGGCGAACTGCACTGGAATGCGCGCGATCAGGGCTGGGAGGTGCTGATCCCCTCGATCGCGTTCAAGAACGCAAACTCTTCCTTTTTCGGAAAGCGCCCGTTCCGACTCTTGCTGCCGGACTTCGACGGGCTGTACGCGCACATCGATGCCTATCTGGCCCGGCACCGGTTATTGCTGCTGAACGGCGCCGCCGACCCGGGCACTTTCTTCGTCAAGACCGTCAAGCGCACCAGCTCCGACGCCTCCTACAACTCGGCGGCTTTCTACGAGGCATGGCGGCTGATGATCCAGCGGTATGGCATCTACAATCCGTTTACCGGCCGCGGCGCAATCAAGGGATTGCTACCACACGGACCGCACAATGTTCGTGACGTGCTGGCCACGCATATTCTTAAACGGACCGGCTCCTATGAGCAGGCCAGCTACGCCATTCAGGATACGCCGGAGATGGTCGCCAAACACTATGGCCGGTTCCTTCCGCAGGACAAGGCGGCGCTAGCCGCCCGTATCCTCAATCAGGTCTGGGAGAACTGACAAGCGGAGCGTATTGGTGATTTGCCGACCTGGTATTCCACGGTACCGCCAAAGAGCGATCATCGCGGCCGTGCGCCGCGTCGGCCGAAGTCGACTG
The genomic region above belongs to Sphingomonas qomolangmaensis and contains:
- a CDS encoding TrbI/VirB10 family protein; translation: MSEALPVEAASPKVDPETLVLRGRPARVIRFRRGAVIAIAALGSTAIVGVTWVALKPAAFRIVAGADDQKDVASRAPDDALAGAPKSYGDVPRLGPPLPGDLGRPILRRQEALGEWPPAGSSDQRAQAAEAERQRLAAERKAARESGVMMQLGASDRATATPPDTGLPSTSAGQEAQPVKLALNAAQDPGNQHRKVDFLAGNDESGDVNPHTLIAPISPYMLSAGSVIAASLITGLNSDLPGLVTAQVTENAYDTATGRTLLIPQGARLIGSYDSVIAYGQSRALVVWQRIVFPDGSSIRIDNVPATDLAGYAGLADKVDAHTWQLLKGVGLATLLGVGTELSLGDSESDLVRAIRGSAQQGTSRAGDQIVMKNLNVQPTIKVRPGWPLRVVVHKDIVLAPWPGQEQ
- a CDS encoding DUF2274 domain-containing protein — encoded protein: MPDIKLAQLPDRTPVKLGISVMPDLHQALNDYAALYAQAYGREETVADLIPAMLTAFLESDRAFSKGRSK
- the trbG gene encoding P-type conjugative transfer protein TrbG yields the protein MKRILLAASALAAVPAFAQTSPPPQGKPAVATTSPMPPAASPVPVVRSKPPAGARYRRKPSAAETRVRAANARATQEPATPAFVNAVQVYSYGDGVLYRLFAAPERITDIALQPGEAIVSVAAGDTARWTVGDTTSGAGESKRVHILVKPFASGLSTNLVITTDRRAYHLQLTSTSDTAMTALSWTYPQDELIAIRRQQTSIEAARPVAAGLTVEQLNFGYAVTGDRPAWRPLRAFDDGRQTFIEFPAGIGVGEAPPLFVIGEQGDAQLVNYRMSGRFYVIDRLFDTAELRLGAKKQAVVRIDRIGTDGRRRQRRVS
- a CDS encoding helix-turn-helix domain-containing protein, encoding MSASAPSNGHDAMEPIAVRISTAVQLTGICRSTIYELIGDGTIETVKIGRSTFILYPSLKRLFERS